TCGCACTGGCTGGGCACCGACCCCTTCGGGCGCGACGTCGCGTCGCTGCTGCTGGTGGGGGCTCGGGCGTCGATCCTGGTCGGGCTGATCGCGGTGGGCATCGGGCTCACCGTGGGCACCGCGCTGGGCCTGCTCGCAGCGGCGCGACGCGGCTGGGTCGAAGAAGCGATCATGCGTTTCAGCGACTTCTCGCTGGCCTTCCCCGCGATCCTCTCGGCCATCATGATGACGGCGGTGTTCGGCCCGGGCATCGTCAATGCAATCGTCGCGATCGGCATCTACAACATCCCGACCTTCGCGCGCATCACGCGCGCCTCGGCCAACGCGATCTGGTCGCGCGAGTACATCGCCGCCGCGCGCGCCTGCGGCAAGGGTGGCTTCGCCATCACGATGCAGCATGTGCTGCCGAACATTTCGGCGGTGCTGATCGTGCAGATCACCATCCGCTTCGCCATCGCCATCCTGGCCGAGGCCGCCCTCTCCTACCTCGGCCTCGGCACGCAACCGCCGCAGCCCTCGTGGGGTCGCATGCTGAGCGAGGCGCAGACGATGATGTTCCAGGCACCGCTGCTGGCGGTGTTTCCCGGCCTGGCGATCGCGTTGTCGGTGCTCGGCCTCAATCTCCTGGGCGACGGTCTTCGCGACCTGCTCGACCCCCGCTTGGCGAGGGCGCGCTGACCCATGAACCCCCACGCTCATCACTTCGTGTATCGCTGCCCCCCGAGGGGGCGCTCAGCGCCCTTCGGGCGGCCGGGCGGGCGCTGAACCATGCCACTGCTCGAAGTCAACGACCTCCACATCGGCCTGCAGACCCAGCGCGGCCCGGCCGACGCCGTGCGTGGCATCAGCTTTTCGCTCGAACGCGGCGAGACCATGGGCATCGTCGGCGAATCAGGCTGCGGCAAGTCGATCACCGTGATGTCGCTCATGGGCCTGCTGCCGGCCAGCGCCAAGGTCGGCGGCAGCATCCGTTTCGACGGCACCGAACTCGTCGGGCTCGACGAACGCGCGATGTGCGGCATCCGCGGCAACCGCATCGGCATGATCTTCCAAGAGCCGATGACCGCCCTGAATCCCGTGCACACCATTGCGCGCCAGGTCGGCGAGCCGCTGCGGCTGCACCGCGGGCTGACCGGCGCCGCCGCGCGCAAGGAAGTGCTCGCGCTGCTCGACCGCGTCGGCATCCCCGATGCAGCCTCGCGGCTCGATGCCTACCCGCACCAGTTCTCCGGCGGCCAGCGCCAGCGCATCGGCATCGCGATGGCGCTCGCCTGCGGCCCGGACCTGCTGATCGCCGACGAGCCGACGACGGCGCTCGACGTGACGATCCAGAAGCAGATCCTCGACCTGATCCAGGGCCTGGTGGCCGAGCGCGGCATGGCGCTCATCCTGATCTCGCACGACCTGGGTGTGATCGCGCAGAGCGTGTCGAAGATGCTGGTGATGTACGGCGGCAGCGTGGTCGAGAGTGGCCCGACCAGTGCGGTCTTCGCCGAACGCGCGCACCCCTACACACAGGGCCTGTTCGCCGCGCGGCCTGCGCTCGGTGCGCGGCGCGGCGGCCGGCTCGCCACCATCCGCGGCAGCGTGCCCGAGCTGGTCGACCTGCCGCCGGGTTGCCCCTTCGCCGGCCGCTGCGCCTTCACCATCGACGACTGCCACACCACGCGGCCCCCGGCCACGCCGCTGCCGCACGGCCACCAGGTGCGCTGCATCCGGCTCGACGCCGTGGCCGCCGCCGCAGGAGCCAGCGCATGACGACCACCCCACCGCTGCTCGAGGTCGCCGACCTGGTCCGCCACTACACGCTGCCGCGCGAGAAGCTGCTGGCACCGCCGCCGCAGGTCAAGGCGCTCAACGGCGTGAGCTTTCGCATCGAGGCCGGCCGCAGCCTGGGCATCGTCGGCGAATCGGGCTCGGGCAAGTCGACCATCGCCCGGCTGGTGATGGCGCTCGACGCACCGACCTCGGGCAGCGTGAAGCTGCTCGGCCGCGACCTGCACAAGCTGCCGCGTGCCGAACTGCGCGCGGCGCGGCGCGACGTGCAGATGGTTTTTCAAGACCCGTACGGCTCGCTCGACCCGCGCCAGAAGGTGGCGCGCATCGTGGCCGAACCGCTGGAGGCGCTGGCCGAAACCAGCCGCCGCGAACAGCGCGAGCGCGCCGCCGAATCGCTCGCCGCC
The sequence above is drawn from the Variovorax sp. J2L1-78 genome and encodes:
- a CDS encoding ABC transporter permease codes for the protein MSALPTAVPSAAALTVPGFWRRALHHRSFVIGAVLTLLLLLAATVSLVWTPWSPYEMDMAIKLQKPSGSHWLGTDPFGRDVASLLLVGARASILVGLIAVGIGLTVGTALGLLAAARRGWVEEAIMRFSDFSLAFPAILSAIMMTAVFGPGIVNAIVAIGIYNIPTFARITRASANAIWSREYIAAARACGKGGFAITMQHVLPNISAVLIVQITIRFAIAILAEAALSYLGLGTQPPQPSWGRMLSEAQTMMFQAPLLAVFPGLAIALSVLGLNLLGDGLRDLLDPRLARAR
- a CDS encoding ABC transporter ATP-binding protein, encoding MPLLEVNDLHIGLQTQRGPADAVRGISFSLERGETMGIVGESGCGKSITVMSLMGLLPASAKVGGSIRFDGTELVGLDERAMCGIRGNRIGMIFQEPMTALNPVHTIARQVGEPLRLHRGLTGAAARKEVLALLDRVGIPDAASRLDAYPHQFSGGQRQRIGIAMALACGPDLLIADEPTTALDVTIQKQILDLIQGLVAERGMALILISHDLGVIAQSVSKMLVMYGGSVVESGPTSAVFAERAHPYTQGLFAARPALGARRGGRLATIRGSVPELVDLPPGCPFAGRCAFTIDDCHTTRPPATPLPHGHQVRCIRLDAVAAAAGASA
- a CDS encoding ATP-binding cassette domain-containing protein; the protein is MTTTPPLLEVADLVRHYTLPREKLLAPPPQVKALNGVSFRIEAGRSLGIVGESGSGKSTIARLVMALDAPTSGSVKLLGRDLHKLPRAELRAARRDVQMVFQDPYGSLDPRQKVARIVAEPLEALAETSRREQRERAAESLAAVGLRGTDLDKYPHEFSGGQRQRIAIARALITRPKLIVADEPVSALDVSVQAQVLNLMQDLQQQFGISYLLISHDLAVVNHLCDAVCVLHRGLVVERGDPQELFAHAQHPYTQALLAAVPRAEPPARAQPMSV